From Algoriphagus sp. NG3, the proteins below share one genomic window:
- the clpB gene encoding ATP-dependent chaperone ClpB has product MDFKQFTIKSQEAIQKALEIASGAGQPAIEPAHLLKGILSEDENVTDFLLKKFGTSKQLINQKVDDQLAKFPRVSGGQQPYLSNYSNQVLTKAKDYLKTFGDEYVAVEHLLLGILAAGDATAQILKDQGISEKPLIEAIKELRKGNKVTDPNAESKYQALEKYSKNLNEMAKKGKIDPVIGRDEEIRRVLQILARRTKNNPILLGEPGVGKTAIVEGLAQRIVSGDVPENLKSKTLISLDMGLLVAGAKYKGEFEERLKAVIKEVTDAEGEIILFIDEIHTLIGAGGGGEGAMDAANLLKPALARGELHAIGATTLKEYQKYIEKDKALERRFQAVIVDEPDAADAISILRGIKDKYELHHGVRIKDDAVIAAVELSQRYISDRFLPDKAIDLMDEAAAKLRMEIDSLPQELDELNRRIMQLEIEREAIRREKNKDKETVLSKELAELAEKRDSVKAKWESEKAVITGIQREKERIDNYKLEAEQAERAGDFGKVAEIRYGKIGEAEQRLESFKSQLAEMQAGSPLLKEEVDQEDIAAVVSKWTGIPMNKMIQSEREKLLHLEDELGRRVAGQKEAITALSDAVRRSRAGLQDPKRPIGSFIFMGTTGVGKTELAKALAEYLFNDENAMVRIDMSEYQERHAVSRLVGAPPGYVGYDEGGQLTEAVRRKPYSVILLDEIEKAHPDVFNILLQVLDDGRLTDNKGRVANFKNTIIILTTNIGSHLIQERFAEIEGWNKEEVLEKTKAEVYELLKKSVRPEFLNRIDETIMFEPLNKQIIRKIVDIQWKEIQHRLAEAGIEIEATKEVLDYLGEMGFDANFGARPLKRTMQRLVLNELSKQILSGYIKNDSAVLVDLDADNQVYFKNIDSEIEV; this is encoded by the coding sequence ATGGACTTCAAACAATTCACTATAAAATCCCAAGAGGCGATCCAAAAAGCTTTGGAGATTGCTTCTGGAGCAGGACAACCGGCAATAGAGCCTGCCCATTTATTGAAAGGGATACTCTCAGAAGATGAGAATGTGACGGACTTTCTTCTTAAGAAATTCGGGACAAGCAAACAGCTGATCAATCAGAAAGTAGATGATCAACTGGCAAAATTTCCCAGGGTGAGCGGAGGACAGCAGCCATACCTTTCGAATTATTCCAACCAAGTGCTTACCAAAGCAAAGGACTACCTCAAAACCTTTGGAGATGAGTATGTGGCTGTAGAACATTTGTTATTGGGGATTTTAGCTGCAGGTGATGCTACCGCACAAATTCTAAAAGATCAGGGGATTTCCGAAAAGCCTTTGATCGAAGCGATAAAAGAACTTAGAAAAGGAAATAAAGTGACAGACCCGAACGCAGAAAGCAAATATCAGGCATTGGAAAAATACTCCAAAAACCTCAATGAGATGGCCAAAAAGGGTAAAATTGACCCTGTGATTGGTCGGGATGAAGAGATCCGTAGGGTTCTTCAGATCCTAGCTCGTAGAACCAAAAACAACCCGATTCTATTGGGTGAACCCGGTGTGGGTAAAACTGCAATCGTAGAAGGGTTGGCTCAAAGAATCGTTTCTGGCGACGTCCCTGAAAATCTTAAATCCAAGACTTTAATTTCCCTTGATATGGGATTGCTGGTGGCTGGAGCAAAGTATAAGGGGGAATTCGAAGAGCGATTAAAAGCAGTAATCAAAGAAGTAACCGACGCTGAAGGTGAGATCATTCTCTTTATAGATGAGATCCATACCCTTATCGGAGCTGGTGGAGGTGGAGAAGGCGCCATGGATGCTGCAAACTTATTAAAACCGGCTTTGGCACGAGGAGAACTCCATGCGATCGGAGCCACCACTCTGAAAGAGTATCAAAAATACATAGAGAAAGATAAGGCGCTAGAACGACGATTCCAGGCTGTCATTGTCGATGAGCCAGATGCCGCTGATGCGATTTCCATTCTTCGTGGGATCAAGGATAAGTATGAATTGCACCATGGTGTACGGATCAAGGATGATGCGGTGATTGCGGCAGTTGAGCTTTCGCAGCGATACATTTCTGATCGTTTCTTGCCCGACAAAGCCATTGACTTGATGGATGAGGCTGCGGCTAAATTGCGGATGGAAATTGACTCCCTACCTCAGGAACTCGATGAGCTTAATCGTAGAATCATGCAGTTGGAGATCGAGCGAGAGGCTATTCGCAGAGAAAAGAATAAAGACAAAGAAACAGTCCTAAGTAAAGAACTGGCTGAGCTGGCTGAAAAGCGGGACAGTGTAAAAGCCAAGTGGGAAAGTGAGAAAGCCGTGATCACCGGAATACAGCGTGAGAAAGAGCGGATTGATAATTATAAGCTGGAAGCTGAGCAAGCCGAAAGGGCCGGAGATTTCGGTAAAGTTGCTGAGATCAGATATGGGAAGATCGGTGAAGCCGAGCAAAGGCTGGAGTCCTTCAAGTCTCAGTTGGCAGAGATGCAGGCAGGGTCTCCTTTGCTAAAAGAGGAGGTGGATCAGGAGGATATTGCAGCTGTAGTGTCCAAGTGGACTGGTATTCCTATGAATAAAATGATTCAATCTGAGCGGGAAAAGTTATTGCACCTGGAAGATGAGCTTGGAAGGAGAGTAGCTGGCCAAAAAGAGGCAATTACTGCGCTGTCTGATGCTGTCCGCAGAAGTCGCGCTGGGTTGCAAGATCCGAAGCGTCCGATCGGTAGCTTTATATTTATGGGGACTACGGGAGTAGGTAAGACTGAGCTTGCGAAAGCATTGGCGGAATACCTCTTCAATGATGAAAATGCCATGGTGCGGATCGATATGTCTGAATACCAAGAAAGACATGCAGTAAGCCGATTGGTGGGAGCACCTCCTGGCTACGTAGGCTATGATGAAGGAGGGCAATTGACTGAGGCGGTTCGAAGAAAGCCCTACTCAGTGATCTTGCTGGATGAGATTGAAAAAGCACATCCTGATGTGTTCAACATTCTCTTGCAAGTCTTGGATGATGGCCGCTTGACCGATAATAAAGGGCGTGTGGCGAATTTCAAGAATACCATCATCATTCTGACAACCAATATTGGTTCGCACCTGATCCAGGAGCGATTTGCTGAAATAGAAGGATGGAATAAAGAAGAGGTGCTTGAGAAAACGAAAGCGGAAGTGTATGAGCTCTTGAAAAAATCGGTTCGTCCTGAGTTCTTGAACAGAATAGATGAAACTATTATGTTTGAGCCGCTCAATAAGCAGATTATCCGTAAGATCGTGGATATCCAATGGAAGGAAATCCAGCATCGATTGGCTGAAGCTGGAATCGAAATCGAAGCAACTAAGGAAGTCTTGGATTACCTTGGAGAAATGGGATTCGATGCGAATTTCGGTGCTAGACCGCTGAAAAGAACCATGCAGCGATTGGTACTGAATGAGCTATCAAAGCAAATTCTATCTGGTTATATCAAAAATGACTCAGCTGTACTAGTGGACTTGGATGCTGATAATCAGGTTTATTTCAAGAACATAGATTCTGAAATAGAAGTGTAA
- a CDS encoding ORF6N domain-containing protein gives MRNKKLMLDSDLAEMYGVPTKRLNEQVKRNSDRFPEDFMFQLKEDEWRNLKSQFATSRWGGRRTPPYVFTEQGVAMLSSVLNSAQAIQVNISIMRIFVKMRDWAMNYSDLQDKIHELQQSESDQNHHIAKIYQIIEELLKPALGERKAIGFKK, from the coding sequence ATCCGCAATAAAAAATTAATGTTAGATTCTGATCTGGCGGAGATGTATGGTGTACCTACTAAACGACTCAATGAACAAGTAAAAAGAAACTCTGATCGTTTCCCCGAGGATTTTATGTTTCAATTAAAGGAGGACGAATGGAGAAACTTGAAGTCGCAATTTGCGACCTCAAGATGGGGAGGCAGACGAACTCCTCCTTATGTATTTACCGAACAGGGAGTAGCGATGTTATCTTCCGTATTGAATAGTGCTCAAGCGATCCAGGTGAATATTTCTATTATGAGGATTTTTGTAAAAATGAGGGATTGGGCAATGAACTATTCTGATTTGCAGGACAAAATCCACGAACTGCAGCAATCTGAATCTGATCAAAATCACCACATTGCTAAAATCTACCAGATTATTGAGGAACTTTTAAAGCCTGCCTTAGGTGAAAGAAAAGCTATTGGATTTAAAAAGTAG